A single Aerosakkonema funiforme FACHB-1375 DNA region contains:
- a CDS encoding AAA family ATPase, with product MASIAIPGYRLTEQIYSGSRTEVYRGISESDTQPVVIKLLKSDHPPLNEQVQFRNQYTIAKNLDLPGVVKHLRLQTFDRKLVLVLEDFGGISLTEEMQKWGERGFGTSADSLQEFLQIAIHVVESLEGLYQNRVIHKDIKPDNILINPETRQIKLIDFSISTLLPKENQEIQNPNVLEGTLPYMSPEQTGRMNKSIDYRTDFYSLGVSFYELLTGQLPFQSDDPMELVHCHIARKPIPPVDVNPLIPQVLSNMVIKLMAKTAEERYQSAFGIKHDLEKCLQEYSDKGRISPFDLAKRDIAERFSIPETLYGREPEVATLLAAFDRVSSGSTEMMLVAGFSGIGKTAIVNEVHKPIVRQRGYFIKGKYDQFKRDIPFSAWVQAFQNLIRQLLTESAADLAEWKAKILAALGENGQVIIDVIPELEILIGKQPPLAELEGSAAQSRFNLLFQNFIQVFATKEHPLVIFLDDLQWADSASLKLMQLLMSDKNTQNLLLIGAYRDNEVSDAHPFMLTLDEIRKESAIINQIILAPLNQTSLNRLIADTLSCPPLRAMPLTELVFQKTKGNPFFSNQFLKSLYEEGLIFFDFNSGYWQCDIAGVRALSLSDDIVEFMATQLQKFPDNTREVLKLGACIGNQFDLATLAIVHEKSQGETAADLWKALQEGLVIPVGEVYKLFQESEPTSADDRHSSVRYKFLHDRVQQAGYFLIPESQKQSTHLKIGQLLLSNTPSEEREEIIFDIVNQLNIGKELITKQTERLELAQLNLIAGRKAMTSTAYAAAIRYLTVGIELLPDSSWQNQYDLTLGLYESVTEASYLNGDFEQMEKFAAVVLQHAKTVLDKVKVYEAKIYTYTQINQHEALKVGLEVLKLLGVDLPNSPTQSDIQRGLEETNAYLKGKNIPDLINLPLMQDASKQAALRIISSLAPAAYNLIPPLFMLMGLEQVKLSIKYGNANLSTSSYADYAGILCGLFQDIENGYQFGELAFKLLERLNAKELKSKIFFKVPMFTWHRKHKARETLSLLQESYKSGLETGDMQHVGYSAFFKCQYSFFCGLELTELEREIKTFSNALAQLKQEKPLNYNEIFRQVVLNLKGQSENSCVLMGEAYNEEQSLADFHATNNRIGLHNIYLSKQILYYLFGQPYQAVENAALAEEYLDSMTGMLSVPAFYLYDSLARLETFNKTKKNRGELFKKVKANQDNMQKWTYYAPMNYLHKYYLVEAEQHRVLGNFTQATYYYDRAIALAKENEFIHEEALAYELYAKMYLAWGKEKIAKLYLTDAYYTYERWGATAKLADLQKRYPELLSEFLPETTSFDRQETILEMKKATVTSTSGGMSQFLDLGTVIKASQAISGEIDLGKLLSKLMEVAIENAGASKGALMLISGENLVLEAVTGCPNLENHRSQNENSHKTNLAVKVLPSVPVSESEEIPLSVINYVFRTEEVLVLANATTDSTFAADRYIIKHQPKSLLCVPIVNQGKAIGILYLENNLTTGAFTPDRLEVLKILSSQAAISLENARLYQTLISKNEELRIAEENYRSIFENALEGIFQATPSGRYISVNPAMARTYGYDSADEMIASVGNIGSEIYVDSSSLDDFYQQMQSEGKVKNFEYRAYRKDGSIIWVQEDARAVRDGDGNVLYFEGIIQDVTERRRKEEELKRQLQELRIEIDQQKRQQEVAAITQSDYFQEIQAEAGDLELDDFWN from the coding sequence ATGGCTTCGATCGCAATTCCTGGCTATCGCCTCACTGAGCAGATCTACTCAGGTTCCAGAACCGAAGTTTATCGGGGCATTTCCGAATCAGACACTCAACCAGTAGTTATCAAACTACTCAAGTCCGATCATCCCCCCCTAAACGAACAGGTGCAGTTCCGCAATCAGTATACGATCGCTAAAAATCTTGACTTGCCAGGAGTTGTCAAGCACCTGCGACTGCAAACCTTCGATCGCAAGTTAGTTCTAGTCCTGGAAGACTTTGGCGGTATTTCCCTCACAGAAGAAATGCAGAAATGGGGGGAAAGAGGTTTTGGTACATCCGCCGATTCCCTTCAAGAATTTCTCCAGATTGCCATCCACGTTGTCGAGAGCTTAGAAGGATTATATCAAAACCGCGTTATTCACAAAGATATTAAACCCGACAATATTCTGATTAACCCAGAAACCAGACAAATCAAACTGATTGACTTCAGCATTTCCACCCTACTACCAAAAGAAAACCAGGAAATTCAAAACCCAAACGTCCTGGAAGGGACACTACCCTATATGTCCCCCGAACAGACAGGACGGATGAACAAAAGTATCGACTATCGCACCGATTTTTATTCCTTGGGAGTTAGCTTCTACGAACTGCTCACCGGACAACTTCCCTTTCAATCCGATGACCCAATGGAATTAGTCCATTGCCACATTGCCAGAAAGCCAATTCCACCTGTTGATGTAAATCCCCTCATCCCCCAGGTATTGAGCAACATGGTAATCAAACTGATGGCTAAAACCGCAGAAGAGCGGTATCAATCCGCATTTGGTATCAAGCACGACCTGGAAAAGTGTTTGCAGGAATACTCAGATAAAGGTAGGATATCACCCTTTGACTTGGCAAAAAGGGATATCGCCGAGCGCTTCTCAATTCCAGAAACGCTATACGGTAGAGAACCAGAAGTAGCAACCCTCTTAGCCGCCTTTGACAGAGTGAGTTCCGGAAGCACGGAAATGATGCTGGTAGCAGGATTTTCCGGAATTGGCAAAACTGCCATAGTCAATGAAGTCCACAAACCTATAGTCCGCCAGCGCGGTTACTTCATCAAAGGTAAATACGACCAATTCAAGCGCGATATCCCCTTTTCTGCTTGGGTACAAGCATTCCAGAATCTCATACGGCAATTGCTCACCGAAAGTGCCGCCGACCTAGCCGAGTGGAAAGCCAAAATCTTGGCAGCTTTAGGAGAAAACGGTCAAGTAATTATTGATGTTATCCCAGAACTAGAAATCCTCATCGGCAAGCAACCTCCCTTAGCAGAACTGGAAGGTAGTGCAGCCCAAAGTCGCTTCAATTTGCTATTTCAAAATTTTATTCAAGTATTCGCAACGAAAGAGCATCCCCTCGTCATTTTTTTGGATGACTTACAATGGGCAGATTCAGCATCTTTAAAATTGATGCAATTGCTGATGAGCGATAAAAATACCCAAAATCTTTTGCTAATTGGTGCTTATCGGGATAACGAAGTTTCCGACGCCCATCCCTTCATGCTCACATTGGACGAAATCCGCAAAGAATCAGCGATAATTAATCAAATTATATTAGCACCGCTAAACCAAACTTCCCTAAATCGCTTGATTGCCGATACCCTTAGCTGTCCGCCATTACGAGCAATGCCCTTAACAGAACTGGTTTTTCAAAAAACCAAAGGGAATCCTTTCTTTAGCAATCAATTTCTGAAATCCTTATATGAAGAAGGCTTAATATTTTTTGACTTTAATAGCGGCTATTGGCAGTGCGATATCGCAGGAGTACGGGCGCTATCCCTCAGCGATGATATAGTCGAGTTTATGGCAACTCAGTTGCAAAAGTTTCCAGACAATACTCGTGAAGTTTTGAAATTGGGAGCTTGTATCGGCAACCAATTTGACTTGGCAACTCTGGCAATAGTACACGAGAAATCTCAAGGCGAAACAGCGGCTGATTTGTGGAAAGCCTTGCAAGAAGGACTTGTTATTCCTGTTGGGGAAGTTTACAAGCTATTTCAGGAATCTGAACCTACGAGTGCAGACGATCGCCATTCGTCTGTACGTTATAAATTTTTGCACGATCGGGTACAGCAAGCTGGATATTTTCTGATCCCTGAATCCCAAAAACAATCAACTCACCTGAAAATAGGGCAGCTGTTATTAAGCAATACTCCTTCCGAAGAAAGGGAAGAAATTATTTTTGATATTGTCAACCAATTAAATATTGGCAAAGAGTTAATTACCAAACAAACTGAACGGCTCGAACTTGCACAGTTAAACCTAATTGCCGGACGTAAGGCTATGACGTCTACTGCTTATGCAGCTGCTATTAGGTATTTAACTGTTGGCATAGAATTGTTACCAGATTCTAGTTGGCAAAATCAGTATGACTTAACTTTGGGACTGTACGAATCTGTCACAGAGGCGTCCTACTTAAACGGTGACTTTGAGCAGATGGAAAAATTCGCAGCAGTTGTCCTGCAACACGCAAAAACTGTTCTCGACAAAGTGAAAGTTTATGAAGCCAAAATTTATACCTACACTCAAATTAACCAACACGAGGCGCTTAAAGTTGGTCTAGAAGTGCTGAAGCTATTGGGGGTAGATTTACCGAATTCGCCTACGCAGTCGGATATTCAGCGGGGATTAGAAGAAACAAATGCTTATTTGAAAGGTAAGAACATACCTGACTTGATTAATCTGCCTTTGATGCAAGATGCCAGCAAACAAGCAGCTCTGAGAATTATATCGAGTTTAGCACCTGCTGCCTACAATCTTATCCCGCCCCTGTTTATGCTGATGGGTCTTGAACAGGTGAAGTTGTCTATCAAATATGGGAACGCAAACTTATCAACTTCTAGTTATGCTGATTACGCGGGAATTTTATGCGGGCTGTTCCAAGATATTGAAAACGGTTATCAATTTGGAGAACTAGCTTTCAAGTTATTGGAACGTTTAAATGCTAAAGAATTGAAGAGTAAGATATTCTTCAAAGTGCCGATGTTTACTTGGCATCGCAAACATAAAGCCAGGGAAACTTTATCGCTGCTGCAAGAGTCCTACAAAAGCGGACTGGAAACAGGAGATATGCAACACGTAGGGTATTCGGCATTTTTTAAATGTCAGTACTCTTTTTTCTGCGGTTTGGAACTAACAGAGCTTGAACGAGAAATAAAAACCTTCAGTAATGCCCTAGCTCAGTTGAAGCAAGAAAAACCGTTGAATTATAATGAAATATTTCGACAAGTAGTATTGAACTTAAAAGGACAATCGGAAAATTCGTGCGTTTTAATGGGGGAAGCTTATAATGAGGAACAATCTTTAGCAGATTTTCACGCGACAAATAATCGCATCGGACTTCATAATATATATTTAAGCAAACAGATTCTCTATTATCTGTTCGGACAGCCATATCAAGCTGTTGAAAATGCTGCTTTGGCAGAAGAATATTTAGACAGTATGACAGGAATGCTGAGCGTTCCGGCATTTTATTTATATGATTCTTTAGCTCGTTTAGAGACATTTAATAAAACGAAAAAGAATAGGGGCGAGCTATTCAAAAAAGTCAAAGCGAATCAAGATAATATGCAGAAATGGACGTACTATGCGCCGATGAATTATCTGCATAAATATTATTTGGTGGAGGCAGAGCAGCATCGAGTGCTTGGTAATTTTACGCAAGCAACTTATTACTACGATCGTGCGATCGCCCTCGCGAAAGAAAATGAATTTATCCACGAAGAAGCCCTAGCTTACGAACTTTATGCCAAAATGTATCTGGCGTGGGGCAAAGAAAAAATCGCCAAATTATATCTAACTGATGCCTACTACACTTACGAGCGTTGGGGAGCTACAGCAAAACTTGCAGATTTACAAAAACGCTATCCAGAATTGCTCTCGGAGTTTCTGCCAGAAACAACTAGCTTTGACAGACAAGAGACAATTCTTGAGATGAAGAAAGCAACCGTCACTTCTACCAGTGGCGGTATGTCCCAGTTTCTGGATTTGGGAACTGTAATCAAAGCTTCTCAAGCTATCTCTGGAGAAATCGATTTGGGTAAATTGCTCTCCAAGCTGATGGAAGTAGCGATTGAAAATGCGGGAGCATCGAAAGGCGCTCTTATGTTGATTTCGGGAGAAAATTTAGTTCTTGAAGCTGTAACGGGGTGTCCGAATTTAGAAAATCATCGCTCACAGAATGAAAATAGTCATAAGACAAACCTTGCCGTCAAAGTCCTGCCCTCAGTGCCTGTCAGCGAAAGCGAAGAGATACCTCTGTCAGTAATTAATTATGTTTTTCGTACCGAAGAAGTGTTAGTACTGGCAAATGCGACAACAGATTCAACCTTCGCAGCCGATCGCTATATAATCAAGCACCAACCGAAATCATTATTGTGTGTTCCCATTGTCAATCAAGGCAAAGCGATCGGCATTCTTTACTTAGAAAACAATCTCACTACAGGTGCTTTTACCCCCGATCGCTTGGAAGTTCTCAAAATTTTATCGTCCCAAGCAGCTATTTCTCTAGAAAATGCCCGCCTCTATCAAACACTGATCTCCAAAAATGAAGAACTGCGGATCGCAGAAGAAAATTACCGCAGTATCTTTGAAAACGCCCTAGAAGGGATTTTCCAAGCTACTCCTTCCGGTCGTTACATCAGTGTTAATCCGGCGATGGCACGTACCTATGGTTACGATTCTGCGGATGAGATGATCGCTTCCGTCGGCAACATTGGTAGCGAAATTTATGTTGACTCTAGCAGCTTGGATGACTTCTATCAACAGATGCAGTCAGAAGGGAAAGTGAAAAACTTTGAGTATCGAGCTTATCGCAAAGATGGCAGTATCATTTGGGTACAGGAAGATGCCCGTGCAGTTCGCGACGGAGATGGCAATGTGCTTTATTTTGAAGGGATTATTCAAGATGTCACCGAACGCAGGCGCAAAGAAGAAGAACTCAAACGCCAGTTGCAAGAACTCCGCATTGAAATTGACCAGCAAAAGCGCCAACAGGAAGTTGCTGCCATTACTCAAAGCGATTATTTCCAAGAAATCCAGGCAGAAGCAGGGGATCTGGAGTTAGATGATTTTTGGAACTAG
- a CDS encoding DUF5009 domain-containing protein produces the protein MSAPTQKRAYALDALRGFAVLTMILSGTIAYRILPAWMYHAQVPPPTHTHNPNLPGLTWVDLVFPLFLFSMGAAIPLALSRRIAKKDNQIQLILYILKRGFFLGTFAIVLEHLRPTVISQANTPQKWIIALWGFLLLFFMFVRLPDSLPKWQRTTITMTAWVSAIILLSQLRYPDGSGFSLDRSDIILIVLTNTAVFGSLVWLFTKSNLWLRLGFLALLFAVRLSATVGNSWIGQLWSTSPIPWIFQFAYLSYLFVVIPGTIAGDLILNWLHTNPDADAIVPSVTTEDKALSEKLNRQWPKNRFYCIILLLLFNCLALLVGLQTRWVWQTTLLSGVICWLCWFFFSKPSNETEYLIKNFYKWGVYWLFLGLFFEPFQGGLKKDPATFSYYFVTVAMAFFILIIFTVIIDIFKYQKPLQILIYNGQNPMIAYVGFANLVWPILVLSKIDPWVIENTKAPWLGFLKGVIYTLIVACIVSIFTKQKIFWRT, from the coding sequence ATTTCTGCACCAACTCAAAAACGCGCCTACGCCTTAGATGCCCTGCGTGGATTCGCTGTTTTAACAATGATCTTATCGGGTACGATCGCTTACAGGATATTACCCGCTTGGATGTATCACGCGCAAGTACCACCGCCTACCCACACCCACAATCCCAATCTGCCCGGATTAACCTGGGTCGATCTCGTATTTCCATTATTTTTATTTTCGATGGGAGCAGCCATACCCCTAGCACTGTCTCGTCGAATCGCCAAAAAAGATAATCAAATACAACTTATTTTATATATCCTCAAAAGAGGGTTTTTTTTAGGAACATTTGCTATAGTTCTGGAGCATCTACGCCCAACTGTAATCAGTCAAGCCAATACTCCCCAAAAATGGATAATTGCCTTGTGGGGATTTTTACTGCTGTTTTTTATGTTTGTACGTTTGCCGGATTCTTTACCAAAATGGCAACGCACAACAATTACTATGACAGCATGGGTATCGGCAATTATACTGCTTTCTCAACTGCGATATCCCGATGGCAGCGGTTTTTCACTCGATCGCAGCGATATTATCCTAATCGTCCTGACGAATACAGCCGTTTTTGGCTCCCTAGTCTGGTTGTTTACAAAGTCAAATTTATGGTTACGTCTGGGATTTTTGGCTTTATTATTCGCCGTGCGTTTGTCAGCTACCGTTGGTAACAGTTGGATCGGACAGCTTTGGTCAACTTCCCCAATACCCTGGATTTTTCAGTTTGCTTATTTGTCCTATTTGTTCGTAGTAATACCCGGTACTATTGCTGGGGATTTGATTTTAAACTGGCTCCACACAAACCCAGATGCAGATGCGATCGTTCCGTCCGTAACAACTGAAGACAAAGCATTATCTGAAAAGCTAAATCGCCAATGGCCTAAAAATCGTTTTTATTGTATTATTTTATTACTATTATTTAACTGCTTAGCGCTGCTGGTTGGATTGCAAACTAGATGGGTATGGCAAACAACTTTACTTAGTGGTGTGATATGTTGGCTATGTTGGTTTTTCTTCAGCAAACCTAGCAACGAAACCGAATATTTAATCAAAAATTTCTATAAATGGGGCGTTTATTGGCTTTTTTTGGGGTTGTTTTTTGAGCCATTTCAGGGCGGCCTTAAAAAAGATCCTGCCACTTTTAGCTACTATTTTGTGACTGTAGCTATGGCTTTTTTCATATTAATTATTTTTACTGTAATAATAGATATTTTTAAATACCAAAAACCTTTACAAATATTAATATATAATGGCCAAAACCCAATGATTGCCTACGTGGGATTTGCAAATCTGGTATGGCCAATCCTAGTGTTAAGCAAAATAGATCCCTGGGTCATAGAAAATACTAAAGCTCCCTGGCTCGGATTCCTTAAAGGAGTTATTTACACCTTAATAGTGGCGTGTATTGTGAGCATCTTTACCAAACAGAAAATATTTTGGCGAACATAG
- a CDS encoding DUF2808 domain-containing protein gives MRISTILGTTLALTAGLLSNIPAASAIRLADGTVYFAQPPSLVSASTTFNDVYVWGAKYYFTLSLPNNAGEPLQRVTITQQEGIDDIEFDLEDSRAFEGTRGDKGKTIALGSVMRDDNKRMLSIAFDPPVAPGKTVTIALNPIRNPKYAGVYLFGVTAFPPGEKTHGQFLGFGRLHFYDNRDFGWP, from the coding sequence ATGCGTATTTCTACCATTTTAGGAACAACGTTAGCGCTGACGGCAGGACTGCTGTCCAACATCCCAGCAGCATCGGCGATTCGCTTAGCAGATGGCACAGTTTACTTCGCCCAACCTCCCAGCCTCGTCTCTGCATCAACGACCTTTAACGACGTTTATGTGTGGGGAGCCAAATACTATTTTACCCTCAGCCTACCGAATAATGCGGGAGAACCGCTGCAAAGAGTGACAATTACCCAGCAAGAGGGAATAGATGATATTGAATTCGATTTGGAAGATAGCCGCGCCTTTGAGGGAACACGCGGGGACAAAGGTAAAACAATAGCGCTAGGATCTGTAATGAGGGATGATAATAAACGGATGCTGTCGATCGCATTCGATCCCCCAGTAGCCCCAGGCAAAACAGTCACAATTGCGCTCAATCCGATTCGCAATCCCAAATATGCTGGAGTCTACTTATTTGGAGTCACAGCTTTTCCCCCAGGTGAGAAAACACACGGTCAGTTTCTCGGCTTCGGACGCCTGCATTTCTACGATAATAGAGACTTCGGTTGGCCTTGA